The Mesorhizobium sp. M1D.F.Ca.ET.043.01.1.1 genome contains a region encoding:
- a CDS encoding type II toxin-antitoxin system HicB family antitoxin, with protein MSNPVLQYVGLIHKETESDYGVSFPDFPGVITAGATISETRALAKQALALHVAGIMEDGTPFRGPSSLDQVQASSDHSALTTILVPLQPIR; from the coding sequence ATGTCGAATCCCGTGCTTCAATACGTCGGGTTAATTCACAAAGAAACCGAAAGCGACTACGGCGTATCCTTTCCCGACTTTCCGGGCGTCATCACCGCCGGTGCAACCATAAGCGAAACGCGTGCGCTCGCTAAACAGGCACTTGCGTTACACGTCGCCGGTATCATGGAGGATGGCACACCATTCCGGGGGCCTTCCTCACTCGATCAGGTGCAGGCTAGCAGCGATCATAGCGCGCTCACGACTATCCTGGTTCCGCTGCAGCCCATTCGGTAA
- a CDS encoding AMP-binding protein: MALIAYTSGTTGVPKGCVHTHGGIQSAISSVRAAVGIAAADVVLVTLPLYHVTGMQTSMNVPLDAGATLVLAEKWNAAAAAQLIETHRVTRWRSIATMIRDFVELPNIGAFDLSSLNAIGGGGAAVPLGLHARIREITSLDYQEGFGMTEAMGATHMNRAGAPRPGSIGRLVEGVDAFVISTETDLPLPVGEEGELVVAGAQLFSGYFGREDETNRSHLQIDGRRYFRTGDIGHVDEDGYYFITDRRKRMINVSGLKVWPAEVEQVIMLHPDVAEACVVAADDLRQGEMVRAIIVLKAAVSRDGMAEELTCWCRENLSAYKIPRLIEFRDALPRTATGKTDWKALQQQVSAEPPASR, encoded by the coding sequence ATGGCCCTGATCGCCTATACGTCCGGCACGACCGGCGTGCCGAAGGGGTGTGTCCACACGCATGGCGGCATACAGTCGGCAATCTCCAGCGTGAGAGCGGCGGTCGGAATTGCGGCGGCCGATGTCGTGCTGGTGACGTTACCCCTCTATCACGTGACAGGCATGCAGACCTCGATGAACGTCCCGCTCGATGCCGGCGCGACATTGGTCCTAGCTGAGAAATGGAATGCGGCGGCCGCGGCGCAATTGATCGAAACACATCGAGTCACGCGATGGCGAAGCATCGCAACGATGATCAGGGACTTCGTCGAGCTTCCAAACATCGGGGCCTTCGATCTCTCGAGTCTGAACGCGATCGGCGGGGGCGGCGCCGCGGTACCGCTCGGATTACATGCGCGAATCCGCGAGATCACCAGCCTGGACTACCAAGAAGGATTTGGCATGACGGAAGCAATGGGCGCGACGCACATGAATCGCGCGGGGGCGCCACGGCCGGGCTCGATCGGCCGCCTGGTTGAGGGCGTCGATGCTTTTGTCATTTCGACAGAGACGGATTTGCCTTTGCCGGTTGGCGAAGAAGGCGAATTGGTCGTCGCCGGCGCGCAACTCTTTAGCGGCTATTTCGGCAGGGAGGATGAGACGAACCGGTCGCATCTTCAAATCGATGGGCGACGCTACTTCAGGACGGGCGACATCGGTCATGTCGACGAGGACGGATATTATTTCATCACCGACCGTCGCAAGCGGATGATCAATGTCTCCGGCCTCAAGGTGTGGCCGGCGGAAGTGGAGCAGGTGATCATGCTGCATCCGGATGTCGCGGAAGCTTGCGTAGTTGCCGCCGATGACTTGCGGCAAGGCGAGATGGTGCGTGCGATCATCGTCCTGAAGGCCGCCGTTAGTCGCGACGGGATGGCGGAAGAGCTGACCTGCTGGTGCCGCGAAAATCTTTCCGCCTACAAGATTCCCCGACTGATCGAATTCAGGGATGCGTTGCCGCGCACCGCTACGGGCAAGACTGACTGGAAGGCTCTTCAACAACAGGTTTCGGCAGAACCCCCGGCGTCGCGCTAG
- a CDS encoding plasmid partitioning protein RepB C-terminal domain-containing protein, which translates to MGVKRQMTRQAAYKVLHDSDQRHARNIAADQPGSKEKLFAPKLLAAYEAECKRKRDFINETVEAEQRLGRLIEALRLVMSDKRFRSLLASEGLATMPKPFAQRLQETTFEPGAATRASEPLPSRNAGRQPVSGICPDVLDVLQDCPVRVKIFGLLRHVLPARQLEIARLMVAMERVTFTYAKILVAFTPRALLVEGFYPAMIANVSEDQLGAMTPELGRLSSEFLSAVERRGSVSLELLAAGRYFDRLMDNSKVVRYLAYNFPGQFEEFHSLSIHAPK; encoded by the coding sequence GTGGGCGTGAAGCGTCAGATGACCCGCCAAGCCGCCTACAAAGTTTTGCACGACAGCGACCAGAGACACGCCCGCAATATTGCTGCTGATCAACCGGGGTCAAAGGAGAAGCTCTTCGCGCCGAAGCTCTTGGCAGCCTATGAGGCGGAGTGCAAACGCAAGCGCGATTTTATAAATGAAACAGTGGAAGCAGAACAGCGCTTGGGCCGTCTGATCGAAGCGCTTCGCTTGGTAATGAGTGATAAAAGGTTTCGCTCATTGCTGGCATCCGAGGGGCTTGCCACGATGCCAAAACCCTTTGCACAGAGGTTGCAAGAAACGACATTCGAACCGGGAGCAGCAACGCGAGCCAGCGAGCCCCTTCCTAGTAGGAACGCAGGCCGCCAACCTGTCAGCGGGATTTGCCCGGACGTCCTCGACGTCCTCCAAGACTGCCCTGTAAGGGTGAAAATCTTCGGCTTGCTGCGGCATGTGCTCCCCGCCAGGCAATTGGAAATTGCCCGACTGATGGTTGCGATGGAGCGGGTCACGTTCACATACGCAAAGATCCTTGTCGCTTTTACGCCGCGTGCGCTGCTGGTCGAGGGTTTCTATCCAGCGATGATTGCTAACGTGTCTGAAGATCAACTGGGCGCGATGACGCCGGAACTTGGCAGGCTAAGCAGTGAGTTTCTGAGCGCTGTGGAGCGACGTGGCTCTGTGAGCCTGGAACTGTTGGCAGCCGGCCGCTATTTTGACCGGCTGATGGATAATTCCAAGGTTGTGCGCTACCTGGCCTACAACTTCCCGGGCCAATTCGAAGAGTTCCACAGCTTGTCGATTCACGCCCCCAAATGA
- a CDS encoding substrate-binding domain-containing protein: protein MSEVEAPLVAVILSSQAAVPIIETIPGDPSAGAVVFDRAPEATAILTMSDWQAITVLDEAVRRGINIPEHVSVVGFDGTAEAARTTPPLSTVAQNIVQKGRLAAAMVFANGPPKQIVMPVELVVRASTARPRG from the coding sequence ATGAGCGAGGTCGAAGCGCCTTTGGTCGCAGTCATACTCTCCTCCCAGGCAGCCGTCCCAATCATTGAAACCATTCCCGGCGACCCTTCCGCCGGGGCGGTCGTTTTCGATCGGGCTCCAGAGGCAACGGCAATCCTGACCATGTCCGACTGGCAGGCAATCACCGTTCTCGACGAAGCGGTTCGTCGCGGCATAAACATTCCCGAACACGTGTCGGTGGTGGGCTTCGATGGAACCGCAGAAGCGGCACGAACCACGCCGCCCCTCTCGACCGTAGCGCAGAATATTGTCCAGAAGGGACGGCTTGCTGCGGCCATGGTTTTCGCGAACGGCCCTCCCAAGCAAATCGTCATGCCTGTCGAGCTCGTGGTCCGCGCCTCGACCGCTCGACCCCGTGGCTAG
- a CDS encoding phytochelatin synthase family protein, whose amino-acid sequence MYARLYSLLLIFLLAAPSAFSETLKLPDNLTGFSSPAGESFLVESTAKEAYFPLASNFLTQKTQSYCGVASIVMVLNALNVAAPAVPEYEPYKTFTQDNALNERTEAILPRQVLDKQGMTLDQIGAILSTQPVKAEVRHASDASPEQFRTQASSFLSKPGHFVIVNYLRKAMGQEKGGHISPLAAYDEKADRFLILDVARYKYPPVWVKTADLFAAMNTVDSDNENKTRGYVLISSPSGQ is encoded by the coding sequence ATGTATGCGCGCTTGTATTCGCTCTTGCTGATATTCCTTTTGGCCGCACCCAGCGCCTTCTCGGAGACGCTGAAGCTTCCGGACAATCTGACGGGGTTCAGTTCCCCTGCCGGAGAGAGCTTTCTTGTCGAGAGCACGGCGAAGGAAGCCTATTTCCCTCTCGCGAGCAACTTTCTCACGCAAAAGACGCAGTCCTATTGCGGCGTGGCAAGCATCGTCATGGTGCTGAACGCGCTCAACGTTGCGGCGCCTGCTGTGCCCGAATACGAACCCTACAAAACGTTCACACAGGATAATGCCCTGAACGAGCGGACCGAGGCCATTCTTCCTCGCCAGGTCCTGGACAAGCAGGGAATGACGCTCGACCAGATCGGGGCCATTCTTTCCACGCAGCCGGTCAAGGCCGAGGTCCGCCATGCGTCGGACGCCAGTCCTGAGCAGTTTCGGACCCAGGCCAGTTCCTTCCTTTCCAAACCCGGACATTTTGTCATCGTCAACTATCTGCGCAAGGCAATGGGCCAGGAGAAGGGCGGGCATATATCCCCGCTGGCCGCTTATGACGAGAAGGCGGACAGGTTCCTGATCCTCGATGTCGCTCGTTACAAATACCCGCCGGTATGGGTGAAGACAGCCGACCTGTTCGCAGCGATGAACACGGTCGACAGCGACAATGAGAACAAAACCCGCGGATATGTGCTGATATCGTCGCCTTCGGGACAGTAG
- a CDS encoding DUF1127 domain-containing protein: MAHTEAHAETRASKHQPLGMTSSSMAAAAAAFMAWRRTIAGRRALADLTPDQLRDIGCPEPFAPKFVVRVGVGLMTDLMSMR; this comes from the coding sequence ATGGCTCATACGGAAGCTCACGCGGAGACCCGCGCGTCGAAACACCAGCCGCTTGGGATGACATCAAGCAGCATGGCAGCGGCGGCCGCTGCCTTCATGGCATGGCGTCGCACTATTGCAGGACGCAGGGCATTAGCAGACCTGACGCCCGATCAGTTGAGGGATATTGGCTGTCCGGAGCCCTTTGCGCCGAAGTTCGTCGTCAGGGTCGGGGTCGGCCTCATGACAGACCTGATGTCCATGAGATGA
- a CDS encoding recombinase family protein: MDKVATVRNAGRRIVRAAQYLRMSKEHQTYSIDNQKDAIRNYADIMGYDIVATYEDAGRSGLNLGGRPGLQQMLADVESGRAEFETVVVYDVSRWGRFQNIDESAAYEYRCQMAGVRIEFCAEQFANDGSVGSDVLKAIKRSMAAEHSRMLSQKTFIGQARLIRLGFRQGGKPGLGLRRQIMDHSGRPKLILSEHEQKSVHTDRTILVPGPPEEVATVRWIFRQFVKTHMRELEMARLLNKRGVLTDLGRPWKRETVRGVLTNEKYVGTNVWNKRSRKLKAKAVNNPPEQWVRAEGAFEPIVDRKLFERAQVIHKTLYSHMSVTNEEMLAALKKVLARRGALSTSIIDAAPDCPAASLYHHRFGSLLKSYELIGYQPPRNWQFVTSKKRLASVRTQAIEDLLAAIGRAGGKAAYDRESDVFRINDEFTVAIEIARCCASDYGYPFWSLDTQRQSLADIFTLIRMSPGDLVIRDYLIAPMSEIIGKSELRAHNGAQLDTYLFPTLTPLTRLAERASAENILWA, encoded by the coding sequence ATGGACAAGGTTGCAACCGTCCGCAACGCAGGCAGGCGCATTGTGCGCGCGGCCCAGTATCTGCGTATGTCGAAAGAGCACCAGACCTACTCGATCGACAACCAAAAAGATGCCATCCGCAACTATGCCGATATCATGGGCTACGACATCGTCGCCACCTACGAGGATGCCGGTCGCAGCGGTCTAAACCTGGGCGGTCGCCCCGGCCTTCAGCAGATGCTGGCCGATGTGGAGAGTGGGCGAGCCGAGTTCGAAACGGTCGTGGTTTATGATGTCAGCCGCTGGGGACGCTTCCAGAACATCGATGAAAGCGCCGCCTACGAATACCGTTGCCAGATGGCCGGCGTGCGGATCGAATTTTGCGCCGAGCAATTCGCAAACGACGGCAGCGTCGGCTCCGATGTGCTCAAGGCCATCAAACGCAGCATGGCGGCCGAGCACAGCCGCATGCTCTCGCAAAAGACGTTCATAGGCCAGGCGAGGCTGATCCGGCTGGGGTTCCGACAGGGCGGTAAGCCGGGGCTCGGCTTAAGACGCCAGATTATGGACCATTCGGGACGTCCCAAACTTATTCTCTCCGAGCACGAGCAAAAGAGCGTGCACACCGACAGAACGATCTTGGTGCCCGGGCCGCCCGAAGAGGTTGCAACGGTTCGGTGGATCTTCCGTCAGTTCGTCAAAACGCACATGAGGGAGCTTGAGATGGCAAGGCTGCTGAACAAGCGCGGCGTGCTGACGGACCTTGGGCGACCATGGAAGCGGGAAACTGTGCGTGGAGTTCTGACCAATGAAAAATACGTTGGCACCAATGTTTGGAACAAGCGCTCCCGCAAGCTCAAAGCAAAAGCAGTGAACAATCCTCCTGAACAGTGGGTGCGAGCGGAAGGCGCATTTGAGCCCATTGTTGACCGCAAGCTGTTTGAACGGGCGCAAGTCATCCACAAAACGCTCTATTCGCATATGAGCGTGACCAACGAAGAGATGCTGGCTGCATTGAAAAAGGTCCTGGCGCGCCGGGGCGCTTTGTCTACCTCCATCATTGACGCTGCGCCAGATTGCCCCGCAGCCAGCCTGTATCATCATCGCTTCGGAAGCCTCCTGAAGTCCTATGAATTGATTGGATATCAGCCGCCCAGGAACTGGCAGTTTGTTACCTCGAAAAAGCGACTGGCGTCGGTCCGTACACAGGCGATAGAGGACCTACTGGCCGCGATCGGAAGGGCTGGCGGAAAGGCGGCTTACGACAGAGAAAGCGACGTGTTCCGGATCAACGACGAGTTCACTGTTGCGATCGAAATCGCGCGTTGCTGCGCTTCCGACTACGGATATCCCTTCTGGTCTCTTGACACCCAGCGCCAGTCGCTGGCCGACATTTTCACATTGATCAGGATGAGCCCGGGTGACCTTGTTATTCGAGACTATCTGATTGCCCCTATGTCTGAGATCATCGGAAAATCGGAATTGCGCGCTCACAATGGAGCACAATTGGACACCTATCTTTTTCCCACGCTCACGCCACTTACCAGGCTGGCAGAGCGAGCAAGTGCGGAGAACATATTGTGGGCGTGA